Proteins found in one Nocardia brasiliensis ATCC 700358 genomic segment:
- a CDS encoding acyl-CoA dehydrogenase family protein — MRIAYTPQQEELRAELRDYFARLITPERRAALSAQTGEYGQGTVYRDVVREMGRDGWLTLAWPKEYGGQDRSTMDQLIFTDEAAIAGAPVPFLTINSVAPTIMHYGSEEQKRFFLPKIAAGELHFAIGYSEPGAGTDLASLRTSAVRDGDDYVINGQKMWTSLIAYADYVWLAVRTDPNVKKHKGISMLIVPTTAEGFSWTPVHTMAGPDTSATYYQDVRVPASALVGQENGGWALITNQLNHERVALTSAGPLALAVRQTVDWARNTKAGNGSRVIDQEWVQVNLARVHAKVEYLKLLNWEIASRADAGGDAAPRPWDASTCKVYGTELATEAYRLLMEVLGPQAYLRQDSPGAELRGRLERMHRAALILTFGGGTNEVQRDIIAMTALKQPAAAR, encoded by the coding sequence ATGCGCATTGCGTACACGCCGCAGCAGGAGGAGCTACGCGCGGAGCTGCGCGACTACTTCGCGCGACTCATCACCCCCGAGCGGCGGGCCGCGCTCAGCGCGCAGACGGGCGAGTACGGTCAGGGCACCGTCTATCGCGACGTCGTGCGGGAGATGGGCCGCGACGGCTGGCTGACGCTGGCCTGGCCGAAGGAATACGGCGGTCAGGACCGGTCGACGATGGATCAGCTGATCTTCACCGACGAGGCCGCGATCGCCGGCGCCCCGGTGCCGTTCCTGACCATCAACTCGGTCGCGCCGACGATCATGCACTACGGCAGCGAGGAGCAGAAGCGCTTCTTCCTGCCCAAGATCGCCGCGGGTGAGCTGCACTTCGCCATCGGCTACTCCGAACCCGGTGCGGGCACCGACCTGGCCAGCCTGCGCACCTCCGCGGTGCGCGACGGCGACGACTACGTGATCAACGGCCAGAAGATGTGGACCAGTCTGATCGCCTACGCCGACTACGTCTGGCTCGCGGTGCGCACCGACCCGAATGTCAAGAAGCACAAGGGCATCAGCATGCTCATCGTGCCGACCACGGCCGAGGGCTTCTCCTGGACCCCGGTGCACACCATGGCGGGGCCGGACACCAGCGCGACCTACTACCAGGACGTCCGGGTGCCCGCGAGCGCACTGGTCGGCCAGGAGAACGGCGGCTGGGCGCTGATCACCAACCAGCTCAACCACGAGCGGGTCGCGCTCACCTCCGCGGGACCGCTCGCGCTCGCCGTGCGCCAGACCGTCGACTGGGCGCGCAATACCAAGGCGGGCAACGGCTCCCGGGTCATCGACCAGGAATGGGTTCAGGTCAACCTGGCCCGGGTGCACGCGAAGGTCGAATACCTGAAGCTGCTGAACTGGGAGATCGCCAGCCGGGCCGACGCGGGCGGCGACGCGGCGCCCCGGCCGTGGGACGCCTCCACCTGCAAGGTGTACGGCACCGAGCTGGCCACCGAGGCGTACCGGCTGCTCATGGAGGTACTCGGCCCGCAGGCCTATCTGCGGCAGGACTCCCCCGGCGCCGAACTGCGCGGACGGCTCGAGCGGATGCATCGGGCCGCGCTGATCCTGACCTTCGGCGGCGGCACCAACGAGGTGCAGCGCGACATCATCGCGATGACCGCCCTCAAGCAACCCGCCGCCGCGCGCTGA
- a CDS encoding ferredoxin gives MKVSVDLDQCEANGICVGIAPDVFELDDEDQLHILAAEVPADRVADVEDAVAQCPKAALRLQ, from the coding sequence ATGAAGGTAAGCGTCGATCTGGATCAGTGCGAGGCGAACGGAATCTGTGTCGGAATCGCCCCCGACGTGTTCGAACTCGATGACGAAGACCAGTTGCACATTCTGGCGGCCGAGGTGCCCGCCGACCGCGTCGCCGACGTCGAGGACGCGGTCGCGCAATGCCCGAAAGCGGCGCTGCGGCTCCAGTGA
- a CDS encoding 3-oxoacyl-ACP reductase, producing MDDVDVSLAGRVAIVTGAGAGLGRAEALALAGAGASVVINDLAESDAVSDTLSELRALGVKAEFVAGSIAERATADALIRTAEEAFGGVHIVVNNAGITRDRMLFNMSDEDFDAVVAVHLRGHFLLSRNAAAYWRGKSKAAGAPVYGRLINTSSEAGLLGPEGQANYGAAKAGITALTLSAARALARYGVRANAIAPRARTAMTEAVFSAAPEGAVDPLSPDHVARLVAYLASPAADAVNGQLFVVYGAMVALMAAPVVEQRFDAADGQWAPGDLAATLGGYFAERPAGQTFSASALLDLG from the coding sequence GTGGACGATGTAGATGTGAGCCTGGCCGGACGAGTGGCGATCGTGACCGGAGCGGGCGCCGGGCTGGGGCGGGCAGAGGCGCTCGCATTGGCCGGTGCCGGTGCCTCGGTGGTGATCAACGACCTGGCCGAATCGGATGCGGTGTCCGACACCCTCTCCGAGCTCCGCGCGCTCGGCGTCAAGGCCGAGTTCGTCGCGGGCAGCATCGCCGAACGCGCGACCGCGGACGCGCTGATCCGCACCGCCGAGGAAGCCTTCGGTGGCGTGCACATCGTGGTGAACAATGCCGGGATCACCAGGGACCGGATGCTGTTCAACATGTCCGACGAGGATTTCGACGCCGTCGTCGCGGTACACCTGCGTGGGCATTTCCTGTTGTCCCGCAATGCCGCGGCCTATTGGCGCGGCAAGTCGAAGGCGGCCGGCGCGCCGGTGTACGGCAGGCTGATCAACACCTCGTCGGAGGCCGGTCTGCTCGGCCCGGAGGGGCAGGCGAATTACGGCGCCGCCAAGGCGGGCATCACCGCGTTGACGTTGTCGGCGGCGCGGGCACTGGCGCGCTACGGCGTGCGCGCCAACGCGATCGCGCCGCGCGCGCGGACCGCGATGACCGAAGCGGTGTTCAGCGCCGCGCCCGAGGGTGCGGTCGATCCACTGTCTCCCGACCATGTGGCCCGGCTCGTCGCCTATCTCGCGTCCCCGGCCGCCGACGCGGTGAACGGTCAGCTGTTCGTGGTCTACGGCGCGATGGTGGCGCTCATGGCCGCGCCCGTCGTCGAGCAACGGTTCGACGCCGCGGATGGTCAATGGGCGCCGGGCGATCTCGCGGCCACTCTCGGCGGCTACTTCGCCGAACGTCCTGCCGGGCAGACCTTCTCGGCCTCGGCGCTGCTCGATCTCGGCTGA
- a CDS encoding MlaE family ABC transporter permease, which yields MNEVLAVPLRAVGGFFELTAEVARASVRRPFQWREFIDQSWFIARVSIVPTLLVAIPFTVLVSFTLNILLREIGAADLSGAGAAFGAVTQVGPIVTVLIVAGAGATAICADLGARTIREEIDAMRVLGINPVQRLVVPRVLASMFVALMLNSLVCTIGIVGGFLFSVFLQDVNPGAFVNGITLLTHLPELIISEVKAGLFGLIAGLVACYLGLNVKGGPKSVGDAVNQTVVFAFMALFVVNVVVTAVGIKFTAR from the coding sequence ATGAACGAGGTCCTTGCCGTGCCATTGCGGGCCGTCGGCGGGTTCTTCGAACTGACTGCCGAAGTCGCACGCGCCAGCGTGCGCAGGCCATTTCAATGGCGCGAGTTCATCGACCAGTCCTGGTTCATCGCACGGGTCTCGATCGTGCCGACGCTGTTGGTCGCGATTCCATTCACGGTTTTGGTGAGCTTCACCCTCAACATCTTGTTGCGCGAGATCGGCGCGGCCGATCTCAGCGGCGCGGGCGCGGCGTTCGGCGCGGTGACCCAGGTCGGGCCGATCGTCACGGTGCTGATCGTGGCGGGTGCCGGAGCCACCGCGATCTGTGCTGACCTGGGCGCCCGCACGATTCGCGAGGAAATCGACGCGATGCGGGTGCTCGGTATCAACCCGGTGCAGCGACTGGTGGTGCCGCGCGTGCTCGCCTCGATGTTCGTCGCGTTGATGCTCAACAGCCTGGTCTGCACCATCGGCATCGTCGGCGGATTTCTCTTCTCGGTGTTTCTGCAGGACGTGAACCCCGGCGCGTTCGTCAACGGCATCACGCTGCTGACGCATTTGCCCGAATTGATCATCTCGGAAGTGAAGGCCGGATTGTTCGGGCTGATCGCCGGGCTGGTGGCCTGTTATCTGGGTTTGAATGTCAAAGGTGGTCCCAAGAGTGTCGGTGATGCGGTGAATCAGACCGTCGTCTTCGCCTTTATGGCTTTGTTCGTCGTGAACGTGGTGGTCACCGCGGTAGGCATCAAGTTCACGGCGCGGTGA
- a CDS encoding MlaE family ABC transporter permease — protein MAFVIESRFPRTVRRVRRMSDSLDSVGKQAVFYAQALGAIPRALTHYRTETIRLIAEISMGSGALAVIGGTVVIVGFLTLFAGGTIAVQGYSSLGNIGVEALTGFFAAFINVRIAAPVISGIGLAATIGAGSTAQLGAMRVAEEIDALESMAIRPVPYLVGTRVLAGMIAIVPLYALAVIASFLASRFATVVIYGQSAGVYDHYFSTFLIPSDILWSFAQAIFMALAVMLIHTYYGYNAAGGPVGVGVAVGNAVRTSLVAVVTVTLLISLAIYGTSGNFHLSG, from the coding sequence ATGGCCTTCGTGATCGAATCCCGCTTCCCGCGTACCGTTCGACGGGTGCGTCGGATGTCGGACTCGCTCGATTCTGTCGGAAAACAGGCTGTGTTCTACGCGCAGGCGCTGGGGGCAATTCCGCGCGCGCTCACCCACTATCGGACCGAGACCATTCGATTGATCGCCGAAATCAGCATGGGCAGCGGTGCTTTGGCGGTGATCGGCGGCACCGTGGTGATCGTCGGCTTCCTCACCCTGTTCGCCGGCGGCACCATCGCGGTGCAGGGCTACAGCTCGCTCGGCAATATCGGCGTCGAGGCGCTCACCGGATTCTTCGCGGCCTTCATCAATGTCCGCATCGCCGCCCCGGTCATCTCCGGCATCGGTTTGGCCGCCACCATCGGCGCCGGCTCGACCGCGCAACTCGGCGCCATGCGGGTGGCCGAGGAGATCGACGCGCTGGAGTCCATGGCCATCCGACCGGTGCCGTACCTGGTCGGCACCCGGGTGCTGGCCGGGATGATCGCGATCGTGCCGCTGTACGCGCTCGCCGTGATCGCGTCCTTCCTGGCCAGCCGGTTCGCCACGGTGGTCATCTACGGGCAGTCGGCGGGTGTGTACGACCACTACTTCTCCACCTTCTTGATCCCGAGCGACATCCTCTGGTCGTTCGCGCAGGCGATCTTCATGGCCCTGGCGGTCATGCTCATCCATACCTACTACGGCTACAACGCCGCGGGCGGCCCGGTCGGGGTCGGCGTGGCGGTCGGCAACGCGGTGCGGACCTCGCTGGTCGCGGTGGTCACGGTGACACTGCTGATCTCGCTGGCCATCTACGGCACCTCCGGCAACTTCCACCTCTCCGGATAG
- a CDS encoding MCE family protein — protein sequence MADSTKLRNALGFKLAGAAMVLAMVAIVAIALLMFVGGFTSTATVMVDAPRSGLVLDPDAKVKVRGVEIGRVVGIEQTAEGASLKLAVNPDQLKLVPANAGVDIRSTTVFGAKYVNFTVPEQPSATSLKPGARVSVQHVTVEFNTLFQHLSDVLAKVEPEKLNATLSALGTALQGRGEKLGDLLARSDAYLRDINPYLPTLQQDLVQTGQVTDLYADTAPDLLRTVDNATVTSRALVDEQQSLDDVLANLVGLADTTGSVLKENEGNLGTALDLLRPTTQLLFEYNPALGCIINALGPMMPLAERVFGGVLPGIGMNTNFMFGAKPYTYPDDLPKVNATGGPHCEGVVDRVPNSHADYVVTDTNQGAPYVPNTGFVKPNSAPKVFQLLFAGLPGVDAL from the coding sequence ATGGCGGATTCGACGAAATTGCGAAACGCGCTCGGGTTCAAGCTCGCCGGAGCCGCGATGGTGCTGGCGATGGTGGCGATCGTCGCGATCGCGCTGCTGATGTTCGTCGGTGGTTTCACCTCGACGGCGACCGTCATGGTCGATGCGCCGCGCAGCGGCCTGGTACTCGACCCGGACGCCAAGGTGAAGGTGCGCGGCGTGGAGATCGGCCGGGTCGTCGGGATCGAGCAGACCGCCGAGGGCGCCAGTCTGAAACTGGCGGTGAATCCCGATCAGCTGAAATTGGTTCCGGCGAACGCGGGTGTAGATATCCGCTCCACCACCGTCTTCGGCGCGAAGTATGTGAATTTCACGGTGCCCGAACAGCCTTCGGCGACCTCGCTGAAACCCGGTGCGCGGGTGAGCGTGCAGCACGTGACCGTCGAGTTCAACACGCTGTTCCAGCACCTGTCCGACGTGCTGGCCAAGGTCGAGCCGGAGAAGTTGAACGCGACGCTGTCCGCGCTCGGTACCGCGTTGCAGGGCCGCGGCGAGAAGCTCGGTGACCTGCTCGCCCGCAGCGATGCCTACCTGCGCGATATCAACCCGTATCTGCCCACCCTGCAACAGGATCTGGTGCAGACCGGTCAGGTCACCGACCTGTACGCGGACACGGCGCCCGATCTGCTGCGCACCGTGGACAACGCCACCGTCACCAGCCGCGCGCTGGTCGATGAGCAGCAGAGCCTGGACGACGTGCTGGCCAACCTGGTCGGCCTGGCCGACACCACTGGGTCGGTGCTGAAGGAGAACGAGGGCAACCTCGGCACCGCGCTGGATCTGTTGCGGCCCACCACGCAATTGCTGTTCGAATACAACCCCGCGCTCGGCTGCATCATCAACGCGCTCGGCCCGATGATGCCGCTGGCCGAACGGGTATTCGGCGGCGTGCTGCCCGGTATCGGGATGAACACCAACTTCATGTTCGGCGCCAAGCCCTACACCTACCCGGACGACCTGCCGAAGGTGAACGCCACCGGCGGCCCGCATTGCGAGGGCGTGGTCGACCGGGTGCCGAACAGTCATGCCGACTACGTCGTCACCGACACGAATCAGGGAGCTCCGTACGTGCCCAACACGGGTTTCGTGAAGCCCAACTCGGCGCCGAAGGTGTTCCAGCTGCTGTTCGCCGGGTTGCCGGGGGTGGACGCACTGTGA
- a CDS encoding MCE family protein, translating into MKNTATTVKLAIFTLVMALVFAGLTVVFSQMRFAREHGYHAVFTSSSGMLPGAKVRIAGVPVGSVSSVRVGKDKLAHVEFDVDRKYRLLTSTRATIRYENLVGDRYLELLEGPGAADVLRDGGTIDKDKTAPALDLDMLLGGFRPLLRGLDPAQVNDLTSALLQIFQGQGGTLVSLLNSGGSFAKTLADRDELIGNVINNLNTVLQTIDQRGDQFATTLDELQRLITDLAADRDPIGDALPRIAGATRDLTDLLAQARPDLRSTIEQTGRLSSNLDDGSDTIQWVLDRLPDTYKKLIRIGAYGSFLQLYVCGTNLLVDGPDGQPLQVNLPGKQTTGRCAPE; encoded by the coding sequence GTGAAGAACACCGCGACGACCGTGAAACTGGCCATCTTCACCTTGGTGATGGCGCTGGTTTTCGCCGGGCTGACGGTCGTTTTCAGCCAGATGCGCTTCGCCAGGGAGCACGGCTACCACGCCGTGTTCACCAGCTCGTCGGGCATGCTGCCCGGGGCCAAGGTGCGCATCGCGGGGGTGCCGGTCGGCTCGGTCTCCTCGGTGCGGGTCGGTAAGGACAAGCTGGCGCACGTCGAGTTCGACGTCGACCGCAAGTACCGGTTGCTCACCAGCACCCGGGCCACCATCCGCTACGAAAACCTGGTCGGTGACCGGTATCTGGAGCTGCTGGAGGGCCCGGGCGCCGCGGACGTGCTGCGGGACGGCGGCACCATCGACAAGGACAAGACGGCGCCCGCGCTCGACCTGGACATGCTGCTCGGCGGGTTCCGGCCGTTGCTGCGCGGCCTCGATCCCGCGCAGGTGAACGATCTGACCAGCGCGCTGCTCCAGATCTTCCAGGGCCAGGGCGGCACGCTGGTCTCGCTGCTCAACAGTGGTGGTTCCTTCGCCAAGACGCTGGCCGACCGTGACGAACTGATCGGCAACGTGATCAACAACCTGAACACGGTGTTGCAGACCATCGATCAGCGCGGCGACCAGTTCGCCACCACACTCGATGAATTGCAGCGCCTGATCACGGATCTGGCCGCCGACCGCGATCCGATCGGGGACGCGTTGCCGCGGATCGCCGGGGCCACCAGGGATCTGACCGACCTGCTCGCGCAAGCGCGACCCGATCTGCGCTCCACCATCGAGCAGACCGGGCGGCTGTCGAGCAATCTCGACGACGGCTCCGACACCATCCAATGGGTGCTCGACCGGCTGCCCGACACCTACAAGAAGCTCATCCGCATCGGCGCCTACGGCTCGTTCCTGCAGCTCTACGTCTGCGGGACCAACTTGCTCGTCGACGGGCCGGACGGGCAGCCGTTGCAGGTGAACCTGCCGGGCAAGCAGACGACCGGAAGGTGTGCGCCCGAATGA
- a CDS encoding MCE family protein, which produces MNEQRSRVVTIGIVGLVVAVCVALSALQFERLPFIRGGANYTAFFADAGGLLPGDPVQVAGVRTGRVDSVHLDGDKVLVRFTLDESIVLGQKTAAAIKTNTVLGRKSLELTPTGPGALRRDDTIPLDRTTSPYSLNDALGDLGRTVQGLDLEQVDKTLDTLSATFADTPAPLRAALDGVTALSRSINARDQALSDLLVRAQSVTKILADRSNQINMLLLDGNNLLGELDRRRGAIGQLIVYVNEVAKQLSGLVNDNEAQLKPALDKLNSVLGLLQRNKQNLSDALDNLGPYAAALGEQVGNGPWFNAYVVNATSTQLQGLVDALVWPEHLPDDLRNIFTHPAPPSIGPSIQEPPR; this is translated from the coding sequence ATGAACGAGCAGCGATCCCGTGTCGTCACCATCGGCATCGTCGGCCTGGTGGTCGCGGTGTGTGTGGCATTGTCGGCCTTGCAGTTCGAGCGGCTGCCGTTCATCCGCGGCGGCGCGAACTACACCGCGTTCTTCGCCGACGCCGGCGGACTGCTGCCCGGCGATCCGGTCCAGGTGGCCGGGGTGCGTACCGGCCGGGTGGACAGCGTGCATCTCGACGGCGACAAGGTGCTGGTGCGTTTCACCCTCGACGAGTCGATCGTGCTCGGCCAGAAGACCGCTGCCGCGATCAAGACCAACACCGTGCTCGGCCGCAAGTCGCTCGAGCTGACGCCGACCGGGCCGGGCGCGCTGCGGCGCGACGACACGATTCCGTTGGACCGCACCACTTCTCCGTACTCGCTCAACGACGCGCTCGGCGATCTCGGCCGCACCGTGCAAGGGCTGGACCTCGAGCAGGTGGACAAGACACTCGACACCCTCTCGGCGACCTTCGCCGACACTCCCGCCCCGCTGCGCGCGGCGCTGGACGGGGTAACGGCGTTGTCCCGCAGCATCAATGCGCGCGACCAGGCGCTGTCCGATCTGCTGGTCCGGGCGCAGAGCGTGACCAAGATCCTGGCCGACCGCAGCAACCAGATCAACATGCTGCTGCTGGACGGCAACAACCTGCTCGGCGAGCTGGACCGGCGGCGCGGCGCGATCGGGCAGCTGATCGTCTACGTCAACGAGGTGGCCAAGCAGCTGTCCGGTCTGGTCAACGACAACGAGGCGCAGCTGAAACCGGCGCTGGACAAACTGAACTCGGTGCTCGGCCTGTTGCAACGCAACAAGCAGAACCTGTCCGACGCGCTCGACAATCTCGGCCCGTACGCCGCGGCCCTCGGCGAGCAGGTCGGCAACGGCCCGTGGTTCAACGCCTATGTCGTCAACGCCACCAGCACCCAGCTGCAGGGCCTGGTGGACGCGCTGGTGTGGCCCGAGCATCTGCCCGATGACCTGCGCAACATCTTCACGCATCCGGCACCGCCGTCGATCGGCCCGTCGATTCAGGAGCCACCGCGATGA
- a CDS encoding MCE family protein, producing the protein MTLMDKAKKVPRWAVVVAGAVVVALVAFGAYTGITRLGTTSITAYFPSTSGLYKGDEVRVLGVKVGRIDSIDPGKDRVKVRVTIDRGIDLPADARAVIISPSLVSARFIQLAPAYTGGPKMGDGAQIPIEHTAVPVEWDDIKAELSKLATTLGPVGDDSQGSFGRFVNTAADNMDGNGQKLRDTLRELSATLNTLSDGRTDLFGTIRNLQKFVDVLAASNEQIVQFGGRLASVSSVLAGASAELGAGLDNLDTALADVKRFLEGSGAELTEGVQRLADVTQILVDKQPELERVLHSGPTALVNFYQIYKPAQGTLTGAVALNNTADPLGFLCGSVRALEINQSDRSADLCAQYLAPVISSLAMNYAPILLNPATGVHAFPEQLKFSPPSLAEQAPAPGPPPVTVPEGLAGLAIPGGGR; encoded by the coding sequence ATGACCCTCATGGACAAGGCGAAAAAGGTGCCTCGCTGGGCGGTCGTGGTCGCGGGCGCCGTGGTGGTCGCGCTGGTGGCGTTCGGCGCGTACACCGGGATCACGCGGCTCGGCACGACCAGCATCACCGCGTACTTCCCCTCGACCTCGGGCCTGTACAAGGGCGACGAGGTCCGGGTGCTGGGGGTGAAGGTCGGCCGGATCGATTCGATCGATCCCGGCAAGGACCGGGTGAAGGTGCGAGTGACCATCGATCGCGGGATCGACCTGCCCGCGGACGCCCGCGCGGTGATCATCTCGCCGTCGCTGGTCTCGGCGCGGTTCATCCAGCTGGCGCCTGCCTACACCGGCGGCCCGAAAATGGGCGACGGCGCGCAGATTCCGATCGAGCACACCGCGGTGCCGGTGGAGTGGGACGACATCAAGGCCGAACTCTCCAAGCTGGCAACCACTTTGGGCCCGGTGGGCGACGACTCGCAGGGCTCGTTCGGGCGCTTCGTCAACACCGCCGCGGACAATATGGACGGCAACGGGCAGAAACTGCGCGACACGTTGCGTGAACTGTCCGCCACCCTCAACACCCTCTCCGACGGACGCACCGACCTGTTCGGCACCATTCGCAACCTGCAGAAGTTCGTGGATGTGCTCGCGGCGAGCAACGAACAGATCGTGCAGTTCGGCGGCAGGCTCGCCTCGGTCTCCTCGGTGCTGGCCGGCGCCTCCGCGGAACTCGGTGCGGGACTGGACAATCTGGACACCGCATTGGCCGATGTGAAGCGTTTTCTGGAGGGCAGCGGCGCCGAGCTCACCGAGGGCGTGCAGCGGCTGGCCGACGTCACCCAGATCCTGGTGGACAAGCAACCGGAGCTGGAGCGGGTGCTGCACTCGGGCCCGACCGCGCTGGTGAACTTCTACCAGATCTACAAGCCCGCCCAGGGCACGCTCACCGGTGCGGTGGCGCTGAACAATACGGCCGATCCGCTCGGCTTCCTGTGCGGTTCGGTGCGCGCGCTGGAGATCAACCAGTCCGATCGCTCCGCGGATCTCTGCGCGCAATACCTTGCGCCGGTGATCAGTTCGCTCGCCATGAACTACGCGCCGATCCTGCTGAACCCGGCGACCGGTGTGCACGCGTTCCCGGAGCAGCTGAAGTTCAGCCCGCCGAGTCTGGCCGAGCAGGCGCCCGCACCGGGCCCGCCGCCGGTCACTGTGCCGGAAGGCCTTGCCGGACTGGCCATTCCGGGAGGGGGACGATGA
- a CDS encoding MCE family protein, whose amino-acid sequence MMPRRMTTMVLGLAVLLGVSGCEWDGLNSLPMPGTEGTMDGAYQVRIQMPNVTTLTRNSPVRVDDVTVGTVSNIEVEGWHALVTVSLNPNVHLPANAVAKIGQTSLLGSNHIELAAPTDTAAQGQLKGGDVIPLDRAGAYPTTEQVLSSLSVVLNGGGISQLETITRELNSALTGRENDIRDLLPQLETLTTGLDKQRNDIIAAMSGLDRLGGQFAQQRDVVARAIERIHPALAVLADRSASITAAISALGDLSDVTDRIITTSGENLKANLRSLAPVLETLADTGMNLVEALKIVPTFPFPMKNLDKAIKGDYLNLFITVDLTGKRLDNNWLIGTPLGGRFGGVEGVVGGFAPDTATQAGNPATGPLLPPPPAGQPAPALPGLPPIPGLPAIPGLTVPLPGNTAPQGGPGR is encoded by the coding sequence ATGATGCCGCGCCGGATGACGACGATGGTGCTCGGTCTCGCTGTGCTGCTCGGTGTTTCGGGTTGCGAGTGGGACGGCTTGAACTCGCTGCCGATGCCGGGCACCGAAGGCACGATGGACGGCGCGTACCAGGTGCGCATCCAGATGCCGAATGTGACCACGCTGACCAGGAATTCGCCGGTGCGGGTCGACGACGTGACGGTCGGGACGGTGTCGAACATCGAGGTGGAGGGCTGGCACGCGCTGGTCACCGTCTCGCTGAATCCGAATGTGCACCTGCCGGCCAATGCCGTCGCCAAGATCGGGCAGACCAGCTTGCTCGGCAGCAATCACATCGAGCTCGCCGCTCCCACCGATACCGCTGCGCAGGGACAGTTGAAAGGCGGAGACGTGATTCCGCTGGACCGCGCGGGCGCCTACCCGACGACAGAGCAGGTGCTGTCCTCGCTGTCGGTGGTGCTCAACGGCGGCGGCATCTCCCAGCTGGAGACGATCACCCGCGAACTGAATTCGGCGTTGACCGGGCGCGAGAACGACATCCGCGACCTGCTGCCCCAGCTCGAGACGCTGACCACGGGACTGGACAAGCAGCGCAACGACATCATCGCGGCGATGAGCGGACTCGACCGGCTCGGTGGGCAATTCGCTCAGCAGCGCGACGTGGTCGCCAGGGCGATCGAGCGGATCCATCCCGCGCTCGCCGTGCTCGCCGACCGCAGTGCGAGCATCACCGCGGCGATCAGCGCCCTCGGCGACCTCAGCGACGTCACCGACCGGATCATCACCACGAGCGGTGAGAACCTGAAGGCGAACCTGCGCAGTCTGGCACCGGTGCTGGAGACGCTGGCCGATACCGGGATGAACCTGGTCGAGGCGCTGAAGATCGTCCCCACCTTCCCGTTCCCGATGAAGAACCTGGACAAGGCGATCAAGGGTGACTACTTGAACCTGTTCATCACGGTCGACCTCACCGGGAAGCGGTTGGACAACAACTGGTTGATCGGCACGCCGCTCGGCGGCCGCTTCGGCGGTGTCGAAGGCGTGGTCGGCGGCTTCGCCCCGGATACCGCTACGCAGGCAGGCAATCCGGCGACCGGACCGCTGCTGCCACCGCCGCCCGCCGGACAGCCCGCACCCGCGCTGCCCGGCCTGCCGCCCATCCCCGGCTTGCCCGCGATCCCGGGCCTGACCGTGCCGTTGCCGGGAAACACTGCGCCACAAGGGGGCCCGGGCCGATGA